From Dietzia sp. ANT_WB102, a single genomic window includes:
- a CDS encoding DUF5926 family protein: MVGRRNRHNEPKAGGNRQAKIAARAAEREELSVEPRPFAGFAGECDMVAMREFVPSATAQLTPVEGGREVTLATVLPGAIAGLVRDEGLGGEAMVGLQVQVHGPDPAADLAYAVDWASRAGGGETLTSSHPTDSTPGLADVVVADAPLEIVVHDDFSWWVAEGVEVGPEIAQAIRNANEVMMPSARVTADGIEAAWWVDAGEKAHIRWVRPEDEDDLFEALARVHATGALDLGEGSRFAGSFRTHGLLVPVFDLDREMHHQEWVPALQELDARLAEALADDTPLTSDERSSRDGLRARQVTLR, encoded by the coding sequence ATCGTGGGTAGACGGAATCGGCACAATGAGCCCAAGGCCGGCGGCAACCGCCAGGCCAAGATCGCCGCGCGCGCGGCCGAGCGTGAGGAACTGAGCGTCGAGCCACGGCCGTTCGCCGGGTTCGCCGGGGAGTGCGACATGGTGGCGATGCGCGAATTCGTGCCATCAGCGACCGCGCAACTCACCCCGGTCGAAGGCGGACGGGAGGTCACCTTGGCCACCGTCCTGCCCGGCGCCATCGCGGGACTGGTCCGCGACGAGGGGCTCGGCGGGGAAGCGATGGTGGGCCTCCAGGTCCAGGTCCACGGACCGGACCCGGCGGCTGATCTGGCATACGCGGTGGACTGGGCGAGCCGCGCCGGTGGCGGGGAGACGCTCACCTCGTCACACCCGACCGACTCCACCCCGGGGCTGGCCGACGTCGTGGTCGCCGATGCGCCGCTGGAGATCGTGGTCCACGACGACTTCTCGTGGTGGGTGGCCGAGGGCGTGGAGGTCGGCCCCGAGATCGCACAGGCGATCCGCAACGCCAACGAGGTCATGATGCCGTCGGCGCGGGTCACCGCCGACGGTATCGAGGCGGCCTGGTGGGTCGATGCCGGTGAGAAGGCGCACATCCGTTGGGTGCGGCCGGAGGACGAGGACGACCTGTTCGAGGCGCTCGCCCGAGTGCACGCGACCGGGGCGCTCGATCTGGGCGAGGGGTCCCGCTTCGCCGGGTCGTTCCGCACGCACGGGCTGCTCGTGCCCGTGTTCGACCTAGACCGCGAGATGCATCACCAGGAGTGGGTGCCGGCGCTGCAGGAGCTCGACGCCCGGCTCGCCGAGGCGCTCGCCGACGACACGCCCCTCACCTCGGACGAACGCTCGTCCCGCGACGGCCTGCGAGCCCGCCAGGTCACCCTCCGCTAG
- a CDS encoding DUF4328 domain-containing protein: MTTPRRQGQWRWVAHPPWRPPTPVTRPPVPRRRTGPAWGDRTPTYPATPHWGLPPVAIPRRRVQPAEPTPARLATAAPGIMRAAGAWFVATAVAHGLRYAALSWYADRLAPWWLEALTSALVWVTGIVAIAVGVAAAVTATAWLVETRRRAYAPVRDPRSRTGLWVGSLLVVINFFRLPVYLEELRRVSTRAPSRTELRRWWAAWAVNALAVAVALWRGSGDGAQAAADTVLLTALAALAAVWAVRETRGVMESFSEPSPRFTRRFIAVGILETSATRKE, from the coding sequence ATGACCACACCGCGGCGGCAGGGGCAGTGGCGCTGGGTCGCGCATCCGCCGTGGCGCCCCCCGACGCCCGTGACGCGGCCACCCGTCCCGCGGCGCCGCACCGGACCCGCGTGGGGCGATCGCACCCCCACCTATCCCGCCACTCCCCACTGGGGCTTGCCGCCCGTGGCGATACCGCGCCGCCGGGTGCAGCCGGCCGAGCCGACACCGGCCCGCCTGGCCACCGCCGCCCCCGGCATCATGCGGGCGGCCGGCGCATGGTTCGTCGCCACCGCCGTGGCCCATGGTCTGCGGTACGCCGCCCTGTCCTGGTATGCGGACCGGCTCGCACCGTGGTGGCTGGAGGCCCTCACCTCCGCACTGGTCTGGGTGACCGGGATCGTCGCCATCGCCGTAGGGGTCGCTGCGGCGGTCACTGCGACGGCATGGCTCGTGGAGACGCGGCGACGGGCGTACGCACCGGTTCGGGACCCCCGTTCACGGACGGGCCTCTGGGTGGGCAGCCTTCTCGTCGTCATTAACTTCTTCCGGCTCCCCGTCTACCTCGAGGAACTACGCCGAGTGTCGACCCGCGCCCCGTCCCGGACAGAACTGCGCCGCTGGTGGGCGGCCTGGGCCGTCAACGCGCTGGCGGTCGCGGTCGCCCTGTGGCGCGGCAGCGGCGACGGCGCCCAGGCCGCCGCCGACACCGTCCTGCTCACCGCACTGGCCGCCCTCGCCGCCGTGTGGGCGGTCCGCGAGACCCGGGGTGTCATGGAGAGTTTCAGTGAGCCTTCCCCGCGGTTCACCCGCAGGTTCATCGCGGTGGGGATTCTGGAAACGTCCGCAACCCGGAAGGAGTGA
- a CDS encoding LCP family protein, which produces MTDDPRRRHLTPEEAAELRRRARERRGYADPGTSGDPSARPDQAARRDPRAAGRERPAGRAGYQPRQDPEPLSPEERARYAGRARRDPRDPGDLRATRAPRDPRASRDPRDPRAARDPRARDPRAARDPRNPRQPSGAPTGSRDPYRQPVDRRGGRPDRRPPRGSAAMPPGGRRTRRTPRRRIGPLRILGLVLVLVLTLGVISVLWADSTLQRIDALTDYPGRGGNTPGTVTLLVGTDSREGLTAEQQAQLSTGSESDAGGKRTDTMMLVYTPRGRDRTMLISLPRDLLVDIPGYGENKLNAAYTFGGPPLLTQTLEQQTGIRIDHYAEIGFGGFAGIVDAVGGVDICIEEPINDPLAGLDLAAGCQTLAGPQALGFVRTRYGFAEQDLQRVRNQRQFLGALMHKTLSPGNLLNPFTSVPLLNSGAEAVTVDTGDHIWTLAMVMRKLSNDPLTVTAPHDGMASGSVGSYLVWGPTTTGFFDALAAGRTPGQEYLDTGP; this is translated from the coding sequence ATGACCGACGACCCCAGGCGCCGGCACCTCACTCCGGAGGAGGCCGCCGAGCTTCGGCGACGCGCGCGCGAACGCCGCGGTTACGCCGACCCCGGCACGTCGGGCGATCCGTCGGCGCGACCCGACCAGGCCGCCCGGCGGGACCCGCGCGCAGCGGGCCGTGAGCGTCCGGCGGGTCGCGCCGGATACCAGCCACGTCAGGACCCCGAACCGCTGTCCCCGGAGGAGCGGGCGCGTTACGCCGGACGCGCCCGCCGAGATCCGCGCGACCCCGGTGATCTCAGAGCCACGCGGGCCCCTCGCGACCCACGAGCCTCCCGAGACCCCCGGGATCCACGAGCTGCCCGAGATCCCCGCGCCCGAGACCCGCGAGCCGCCCGTGACCCCCGGAACCCGAGGCAGCCGTCGGGCGCCCCGACCGGGTCGCGCGATCCCTACCGCCAGCCCGTCGACCGCCGCGGCGGTCGACCGGACCGCCGGCCCCCACGCGGGTCGGCCGCGATGCCGCCTGGCGGGCGACGCACCCGCCGCACCCCGCGGCGCCGAATCGGGCCCCTGAGGATTCTCGGTCTCGTGCTGGTCCTCGTGCTCACGCTCGGAGTGATCAGCGTGCTGTGGGCGGATTCGACACTCCAGCGGATCGACGCCTTGACCGACTATCCGGGGCGCGGCGGCAACACACCCGGCACCGTCACGCTCCTCGTGGGCACCGACTCGCGGGAAGGGCTGACCGCCGAGCAGCAGGCCCAGTTATCGACCGGGTCGGAGTCCGACGCCGGTGGCAAGCGCACGGACACCATGATGCTCGTTTACACCCCCCGTGGCCGTGATCGGACGATGCTCATCTCGCTGCCACGCGACCTGCTGGTCGACATCCCCGGGTACGGCGAGAACAAACTCAATGCCGCCTACACGTTCGGCGGCCCGCCATTGCTGACCCAGACGCTGGAACAGCAGACGGGCATTCGGATCGACCACTACGCGGAGATCGGGTTCGGTGGGTTCGCGGGGATCGTCGACGCCGTCGGTGGGGTCGACATCTGCATCGAGGAGCCCATCAATGACCCGCTCGCCGGCCTCGATCTGGCGGCGGGCTGCCAGACCCTCGCCGGCCCGCAGGCCCTGGGGTTCGTACGCACCCGCTACGGTTTCGCCGAACAGGACCTGCAGCGCGTCCGCAACCAGCGGCAGTTCCTCGGTGCGCTCATGCATAAGACCCTCTCACCCGGGAATCTGCTCAACCCGTTCACGTCGGTGCCGTTGCTGAACTCTGGTGCCGAAGCTGTCACCGTGGACACCGGAGACCACATCTGGACCCTCGCGATGGTCATGCGCAAACTCAGCAACGACCCGCTCACCGTCACCGCACCGCACGACGGGATGGCGTCGGGATCCGTGGGTTCCTACCTGGTGTGGGGACCCACGACCACCGGGTTCTTCGACGCGCTCGCCGCCGGGCGGACCCCTGGACAGGAGTACCTCGACACCGGGCCGTGA
- a CDS encoding cold-shock protein: MATGTVKWFNADKGFGFIAPDDGSADVFAHFSAIQGSGYRSLEENQQVSFDVAQGAKGLQAENITPM, translated from the coding sequence ATGGCTACCGGTACCGTGAAGTGGTTCAACGCCGACAAGGGCTTCGGCTTCATCGCCCCCGACGACGGCTCCGCCGACGTCTTCGCCCACTTCTCCGCCATCCAGGGCTCGGGCTACCGCTCGCTCGAGGAGAACCAGCAGGTCTCCTTCGACGTCGCGCAGGGCGCCAAGGGCCTGCAGGCGGAGAACATCACCCCGATGTGA
- a CDS encoding glycerophosphodiester phosphodiesterase family protein, which translates to MTVPATTHLPSPVSTRCGVVAHRGASAEFPELTRVAYLQALEQGAEGLEVDVRLTSDGVPVLLHDASTARVADKNLLVHASTLEQVSALDVGSWHPVHRAPEHVLTLRAFLAMAEAYPQVRLFLETKHPVPSGGRVETALRDELRYFGLDRSGSFADSRAVMMSFSVAAVRRFRTLAPDVPTVQLRGRRNVFKSWPAEGCGAQLMGAGIGLLRTRPWLVEYWRSRGLSTYCWTVDDPADLLLCRDLGVDWVGTNVPSRALAVLGGGAPRSKVPAGG; encoded by the coding sequence GTGACGGTCCCCGCGACCACCCACCTGCCCTCACCCGTCTCCACCCGCTGCGGAGTCGTCGCGCACCGCGGCGCCTCGGCGGAATTCCCCGAACTCACCCGTGTCGCCTACCTCCAGGCCCTCGAACAGGGCGCCGAGGGGCTCGAGGTGGACGTCCGGCTCACCTCCGACGGGGTTCCCGTCCTCCTCCACGACGCGAGCACCGCCCGTGTCGCCGACAAGAACCTGCTGGTCCACGCCAGCACGCTCGAGCAGGTCTCCGCCCTCGACGTGGGCTCGTGGCACCCCGTGCACCGCGCCCCCGAACACGTGCTCACACTGCGCGCTTTCCTCGCCATGGCCGAGGCGTACCCGCAGGTCCGGCTATTCCTCGAGACCAAGCACCCGGTGCCGTCCGGAGGTCGGGTCGAGACCGCCCTGAGGGACGAGCTGAGGTACTTCGGTCTCGACCGGTCCGGGTCCTTCGCCGACTCGCGCGCCGTGATGATGAGCTTCTCGGTCGCGGCCGTGCGGCGCTTCCGCACCCTCGCCCCCGACGTGCCGACCGTGCAGCTGCGCGGGCGCCGGAACGTCTTCAAATCGTGGCCCGCCGAGGGGTGCGGCGCCCAGCTGATGGGGGCGGGCATCGGGTTGCTGCGGACACGGCCGTGGCTGGTCGAGTACTGGCGATCACGGGGGCTGAGCACCTACTGCTGGACCGTCGACGACCCCGCCGACCTGCTGTTGTGTCGCGACCTCGGAGTGGACTGGGTGGGCACCAACGTCCCGTCGCGGGCCCTGGCAGTCCTCGGAGGGGGCGCTCCCCGGAGCAAGGTGCCCGCAGGCGGCTGA
- a CDS encoding DUF488 domain-containing protein codes for MSVSCLRVHDLVSGEVDPGGAHVVLVDRLWPRGVSKESFDHDEWCKDVAPSDDLRREFHHGEVDFDRFAERYREELSRNPAADEVARLTALATDGDLVLAYSAQDTEHNNAVVLADEIRANAR; via the coding sequence ATGTCCGTGAGCTGCCTGCGCGTCCACGACCTCGTCTCGGGAGAAGTCGATCCCGGCGGTGCCCACGTCGTCCTCGTAGACCGGCTGTGGCCTCGGGGCGTGAGCAAGGAGTCTTTCGATCATGACGAGTGGTGCAAGGACGTGGCCCCGTCCGACGACCTGCGCCGCGAGTTCCACCACGGCGAGGTGGACTTCGACCGGTTCGCGGAGCGGTACCGGGAGGAGCTGTCCCGGAACCCCGCAGCCGATGAGGTGGCACGCCTGACGGCGCTGGCGACCGACGGCGACCTGGTGCTCGCCTACTCGGCACAAGACACCGAACACAACAACGCTGTGGTGCTCGCGGACGAAATCCGCGCAAACGCCCGCTGA
- a CDS encoding CPBP family intramembrane glutamic endopeptidase has protein sequence MSDSSTPWSGAGRLRRALSPREAFARYAARFDPVIDPRVRRLLVAEFVVVLLVTFGLSGAYAVLDLVSALLAPTGLGEQTAALNVSRSEHPWLDLAYQALGVMRLVAWALLPLVLLAHSGLRARAIGLVRDRPGRQVAWGLALTAVIGVPGLALYLGAVAAGVNLQVSASGLGETWWRPVVLVLSAAGNGAAEEILVVGYLLIRLRQLGVPPALALVASALLRGSYHLYQGFGGGLGNLLMGVVFALWWMRTRRLWPLVLAHTLLDVVAFVGYALLAPHVSWL, from the coding sequence GTGAGCGACTCGTCGACCCCCTGGTCCGGGGCGGGACGACTCCGACGCGCTCTCTCGCCCCGCGAGGCGTTCGCCAGGTATGCGGCTCGGTTCGACCCGGTCATCGATCCTCGAGTCCGCCGGTTGTTGGTGGCGGAGTTCGTCGTCGTCCTCCTCGTCACTTTCGGCCTTTCCGGCGCCTACGCCGTCCTCGACCTGGTCTCCGCCCTGCTCGCACCCACCGGTCTCGGGGAGCAGACCGCCGCGCTCAACGTCTCGCGTTCTGAGCACCCGTGGCTCGACCTGGCCTACCAGGCGCTCGGGGTGATGCGGCTGGTGGCATGGGCGCTGCTGCCACTGGTTTTGCTCGCGCACTCCGGGCTCCGCGCAAGGGCGATCGGTCTCGTGCGCGACCGGCCGGGGCGGCAGGTGGCGTGGGGGCTGGCGTTGACGGCCGTCATCGGCGTCCCCGGCCTGGCGCTGTACCTCGGCGCGGTCGCCGCCGGCGTCAACCTCCAAGTGTCCGCGTCGGGCCTGGGCGAGACGTGGTGGCGGCCTGTCGTGCTGGTGTTGTCCGCGGCCGGTAACGGCGCCGCCGAGGAAATCCTCGTGGTGGGCTACCTGCTGATCCGTCTGCGTCAGCTGGGGGTGCCACCCGCGCTGGCCCTGGTAGCGAGTGCCCTGCTGCGCGGGTCGTACCACCTCTACCAGGGATTCGGCGGCGGGCTCGGCAATCTGCTGATGGGCGTGGTGTTCGCACTGTGGTGGATGCGAACCCGACGGCTGTGGCCGCTGGTGCTGGCGCACACGCTGCTCGATGTGGTGGCGTTCGTCGGCTACGCACTACTGGCCCCGCACGTGTCGTGGCTGTGA